From one Ferrovibrio sp. MS7 genomic stretch:
- a CDS encoding methyltransferase regulatory domain-containing protein, whose product MQPDWTAGYVAEIDYTYGYYRELAPAHLRFALALRGVAPPSSGPVNYLELGFGQGVSVNIHAASNRGSFWGTDFNPNQAAGARALAKAGGNGANLLDDGFAELLERDDLPKFDFITLHGIWTWVSDKHRDTIVAIIRKHLAVGGAVYMSYNTLPGWSASMPVRHLMKLHEDIAGSAEQGIQKRIQAAIAFGEQVDNAGAAYFRQVPGARDRLKGLKDKPANYLAHEYFNADWKPMYFADAVRHLETAKLSFAASSNLLDHIDNVNFSEQSRQMLVGIQNPLLRESTRDFIVNQVFRRDIFTRGQRLLNMPERTALLMQSRVALTVLANEVPLKLNAAVGEVNLSPAVYTPLIEALAADNYRPKTLGELVPVLAPKNINPLQIIQAVTLLVGANHATAAQSAEEAAAAAPAAQQFNAALLKMAREHTEVMCMASPVLGAGVPVPRLQQMFLAVLGEQKSKKTPDAAALAKGAWAIMTSIGQRVVKDGKTLQSEDENIAQLAADAKIFLDRLPLLQALGVAS is encoded by the coding sequence GTGCAGCCTGACTGGACCGCCGGATACGTCGCGGAAATCGACTATACCTATGGCTATTACCGCGAATTGGCGCCGGCGCATCTGCGCTTTGCCCTGGCGTTGCGTGGCGTTGCGCCGCCGTCCTCAGGCCCGGTGAACTACCTGGAACTGGGCTTCGGCCAGGGCGTCAGCGTCAATATCCATGCCGCTTCCAACCGCGGCTCCTTCTGGGGCACCGATTTCAACCCGAATCAGGCCGCTGGCGCCCGCGCGCTGGCCAAGGCCGGCGGCAATGGCGCCAACCTGCTCGATGACGGCTTCGCCGAGCTGCTGGAACGCGACGACCTGCCGAAATTCGACTTCATCACCCTGCACGGCATCTGGACCTGGGTTTCGGACAAGCACCGCGACACGATCGTGGCGATCATCCGCAAGCATCTGGCGGTCGGCGGCGCGGTGTACATGTCCTACAACACCTTGCCCGGCTGGTCGGCCTCGATGCCGGTGCGCCACCTGATGAAGCTGCACGAGGATATCGCCGGCAGCGCCGAACAGGGCATCCAGAAGCGCATCCAGGCGGCGATTGCCTTCGGCGAGCAGGTGGATAATGCCGGCGCCGCCTATTTCCGCCAGGTGCCCGGCGCCCGCGACCGCCTCAAGGGCCTGAAGGACAAGCCGGCCAACTATCTGGCGCATGAGTATTTCAACGCCGACTGGAAGCCGATGTATTTCGCCGATGCGGTGCGGCATCTGGAAACCGCCAAACTGAGCTTCGCGGCCTCGTCCAACCTGCTCGACCATATCGACAACGTGAATTTCAGCGAGCAGTCGCGGCAGATGCTGGTCGGCATCCAGAATCCGCTGCTGCGCGAAAGCACCCGCGATTTCATCGTCAACCAGGTGTTCCGCCGCGACATCTTCACCCGTGGCCAGCGCCTGCTGAACATGCCGGAACGCACCGCCCTGCTGATGCAGAGCCGCGTGGCGCTGACCGTGCTGGCCAATGAAGTGCCGCTGAAGCTGAATGCCGCGGTGGGCGAGGTGAACCTCAGTCCCGCCGTCTACACGCCGCTGATCGAGGCCCTGGCGGCGGATAACTACCGGCCCAAGACGCTCGGCGAACTGGTGCCGGTGCTGGCGCCGAAGAATATCAACCCGCTGCAGATCATCCAGGCGGTGACCTTGCTGGTTGGCGCCAACCATGCCACTGCGGCACAAAGCGCCGAGGAAGCCGCCGCAGCCGCCCCGGCCGCGCAGCAATTCAACGCTGCCCTGCTGAAGATGGCGCGCGAGCATACCGAGGTGATGTGCATGGCCTCGCCGGTGCTCGGCGCCGGCGTGCCGGTGCCGCGCCTGCAGCAGATGTTCCTGGCCGTGCTGGGCGAGCAGAAAAGTAAGAAGACGCCAGACGCCGCAGCGCTCGCCAAGGGTGCCTGGGCGATTATGACCAGCATCGGCCAGCGCGTGGTGAAGGACGGCAAGACGCTGCAGAGCGAGGATGAAAACATCGCCCAGCTTGCCGCCGACGCCAAAATCTTCCTCGACCGCCTGCCACTGCTGCAGGCGCTCGGGGTCGCTTCGTAA
- a CDS encoding acetolactate synthase large subunit, translating to MNGAESLVRSLVASGVEICFANPGTSEMHFVAALDHVPGIRCVLALAEGVVTGAADGYARLAGKPAATLLHLGPGLANGVSNLHNARKANSPIVNVVGEHATYHLQYDAPLTSDIEGIARPVSAWIGRAETASEVGPLGAQAVAAAMTGAGGVATMILPADTAWNEAEGVAPKVAVPARRKVDDAAIRAGAEALKKGGKNAMLLLGGKALHARGIMLAGRIQAATGCRLSGQGSNALIERGPHLPEVGRIPYVLEVALGYLKDVQQLVMVGARNPVAFFAYPGKPSELLPEGSARVPVAAIEDDLEDALERIAAALNAPERFTIAPKPAMPAMPSGPVTLDGIAAVLANLMPDNAIVVDESITTGRGIFAALAAGPRHDWLQNMGGSIGYSLPVALGAALAAPDRKVVALTGDGSAFYTEQALWSFARENADITAVIFANRRYAILQGELTNVGVGNPGPRAVDMLTLDRPNPDWVKLAEGHGVAAERATDLDGFAAALKRAFGQRGPRLIELVF from the coding sequence ATGAACGGCGCGGAAAGTCTGGTGCGGTCGCTGGTGGCGAGCGGCGTGGAAATCTGCTTCGCCAATCCCGGCACGTCGGAGATGCATTTCGTCGCCGCACTCGACCATGTGCCGGGTATCCGCTGCGTGCTGGCGCTGGCCGAAGGCGTGGTGACGGGTGCCGCCGATGGCTATGCCCGGCTTGCCGGCAAGCCCGCCGCCACCCTGCTGCATCTCGGCCCCGGCCTCGCCAATGGCGTGTCCAACCTGCATAACGCGCGCAAGGCCAATTCGCCCATCGTCAATGTGGTTGGCGAGCATGCCACCTACCATCTGCAATACGACGCGCCGCTGACCTCCGATATCGAGGGCATCGCCCGGCCGGTCTCGGCCTGGATCGGTCGCGCCGAGACGGCTTCAGAAGTCGGGCCGCTGGGTGCCCAGGCAGTTGCTGCGGCGATGACCGGCGCCGGCGGCGTCGCCACCATGATCCTGCCTGCCGATACTGCCTGGAACGAGGCGGAAGGTGTGGCCCCGAAGGTGGCGGTGCCGGCGCGGCGCAAGGTCGACGATGCCGCTATTCGAGCCGGTGCCGAGGCCCTCAAGAAAGGCGGCAAGAATGCCATGCTGCTGCTCGGCGGCAAGGCGCTGCATGCGCGCGGCATCATGCTGGCCGGCCGCATCCAGGCCGCCACTGGCTGCCGCCTCTCCGGCCAGGGCAGCAACGCGCTGATCGAGCGCGGCCCGCATCTGCCGGAAGTCGGCCGCATTCCCTATGTGCTGGAAGTGGCGTTGGGCTATCTCAAGGATGTGCAGCAGCTTGTCATGGTCGGTGCGCGCAATCCGGTGGCTTTCTTCGCCTACCCCGGCAAGCCCAGCGAATTGCTGCCCGAAGGCAGCGCGCGCGTGCCGGTGGCCGCCATCGAGGACGACCTGGAGGATGCGCTGGAGCGCATCGCCGCCGCGCTGAACGCGCCGGAGCGTTTCACGATAGCGCCGAAGCCGGCGATGCCGGCGATGCCGAGCGGCCCGGTGACGCTGGATGGCATCGCCGCCGTGCTGGCCAACCTGATGCCGGACAACGCCATCGTGGTGGATGAATCGATCACCACCGGGCGCGGCATCTTCGCCGCCCTGGCTGCCGGCCCGCGCCATGACTGGCTGCAGAATATGGGCGGCTCGATCGGCTATTCGCTGCCCGTGGCGCTCGGCGCGGCACTGGCGGCACCCGACCGCAAGGTGGTGGCGCTGACCGGCGATGGCAGCGCCTTCTACACCGAGCAGGCATTGTGGAGCTTCGCGCGCGAGAATGCCGATATCACGGCGGTGATCTTCGCCAACCGGCGCTATGCCATCCTGCAGGGCGAACTGACCAATGTCGGCGTTGGCAATCCGGGGCCGCGCGCCGTCGATATGCTGACCCTCGACCGCCCCAATCCCGACTGGGTGAAGCTTGCCGAGGGCCATGGCGTTGCCGCCGAGCGCGCCACGGACCTGGACGGGTTCGCGGCGGCGCTCAAGCGGGCTTTCGGGCAGCGTGGCCCGCGCCTGATCGAACTGGTGTTCTAG
- a CDS encoding methyl-accepting chemotaxis protein, which yields MAWFRNLGLLSKLLGVVGILIFTAGLMAYGGVSALGKMEQALIRIDDASTRLEHAGRGTVNLVQFVRMAEAMTRRLDPALRDTVIKTADDELRRYQSRMDRLKPLIDTDADRKDFADMQAAVDRYIPLYRAAREASDKGDFATAEAGIIAASAQFNAARQSLRNIEDRYNKQQEEVQKAALAEARMTRTELIVVAIVGCAAGLMLALGIVLIGVTRPLQRMITAMQHLADGRLDAQVPVLQQTDEVGRIGAALAVFKENAVEKQRAEAEIAARRQEAEAQREAREARERQAAAEVAELCRRITAGDLSTRLNETDKEGFLLTLSQELNRLSGTLGTVTGGLASVMETMANGDLTRQVDGEYQGVFATLKNSANGMAARLREFAGRLLQTTEAVHGAAAEISTGSQDLAQRTESQAASIEETAASMHEITTTVKQNADNAQAANQLASTARDTAETGGKVVGDAVAAVTQIEASARKISDIVALIDEIAFQTNLLALNASVEAARAGEAGKGFAVVAQEVRALAQRSASASKDIKALISESNAQVKTGATLVNRAGQSLVDIVAAIKKVSDIVAEIAAASREQATGLDQINTAVGSMDEMTQRNAALVEETTAAAQSLTTQAQELAALVRFFKT from the coding sequence ATGGCCTGGTTCCGGAATCTTGGTCTGCTCAGCAAGCTGCTTGGCGTTGTCGGTATCCTCATCTTCACCGCCGGCCTGATGGCCTATGGCGGGGTCAGCGCGCTTGGCAAGATGGAGCAGGCGCTGATCCGCATCGATGATGCTTCCACTCGGCTGGAACATGCCGGGCGCGGCACGGTGAACCTGGTGCAGTTCGTGCGCATGGCGGAAGCGATGACCCGCCGGCTGGACCCGGCCCTGCGCGATACCGTGATCAAGACCGCCGACGATGAACTGCGCCGCTACCAGAGCCGCATGGATCGGCTGAAGCCGCTGATCGACACCGATGCCGACCGCAAGGATTTCGCCGACATGCAGGCGGCAGTGGACCGGTATATCCCGCTCTACCGTGCCGCGCGCGAAGCCAGCGACAAGGGCGATTTCGCCACTGCCGAAGCCGGCATCATCGCGGCATCGGCGCAGTTCAATGCCGCGCGTCAGAGCCTGCGCAACATCGAAGACCGCTACAACAAGCAGCAGGAGGAGGTGCAGAAGGCGGCCCTGGCGGAAGCCAGGATGACGCGCACCGAGTTGATCGTGGTTGCCATTGTCGGCTGTGCTGCAGGCTTGATGCTTGCACTGGGTATTGTCTTGATTGGTGTCACCCGCCCGTTGCAACGCATGATCACCGCGATGCAGCACCTCGCCGATGGTCGGCTCGATGCCCAGGTGCCGGTGTTGCAGCAGACTGACGAGGTCGGTCGCATTGGTGCGGCGCTGGCGGTGTTCAAGGAAAATGCCGTGGAGAAGCAGCGCGCCGAAGCCGAGATCGCGGCGCGACGCCAGGAGGCCGAGGCGCAGCGTGAGGCGCGCGAAGCACGCGAACGTCAGGCGGCGGCGGAAGTTGCCGAGCTTTGCCGCCGCATCACCGCCGGCGACTTGTCAACGCGGCTCAATGAAACCGACAAGGAAGGTTTCCTGCTCACCTTGAGCCAGGAACTCAACCGCCTCTCGGGCACGCTCGGCACCGTCACCGGCGGGCTCGCCAGCGTGATGGAGACCATGGCCAATGGCGACCTGACGCGACAGGTCGATGGGGAATACCAGGGGGTGTTCGCGACGTTGAAAAACAGCGCCAACGGTATGGCGGCGCGCTTACGCGAATTCGCCGGTCGGCTGTTGCAGACAACCGAGGCGGTACATGGCGCAGCAGCGGAAATCTCCACCGGCAGCCAGGATCTGGCGCAGCGCACCGAAAGTCAGGCCGCCAGTATCGAGGAGACGGCGGCGTCGATGCATGAAATCACCACCACGGTGAAGCAGAATGCCGACAATGCCCAGGCCGCCAACCAGTTGGCGAGCACGGCGCGCGACACCGCCGAAACCGGCGGCAAGGTGGTGGGCGATGCCGTGGCGGCAGTGACCCAGATCGAGGCCAGCGCACGGAAGATTTCCGACATCGTGGCACTGATCGACGAAATCGCTTTCCAGACCAACCTGCTGGCACTCAATGCCTCCGTCGAGGCGGCGCGGGCTGGCGAGGCCGGTAAAGGATTTGCGGTGGTGGCGCAGGAAGTGCGGGCGCTGGCGCAGCGTTCCGCCAGCGCTTCGAAGGACATCAAGGCGCTGATCTCCGAATCCAATGCCCAGGTGAAGACCGGCGCCACCCTGGTCAACCGTGCCGGTCAGTCGCTGGTCGATATCGTCGCGGCGATCAAGAAGGTGTCGGATATTGTCGCCGAGATCGCCGCCGCGAGCCGCGAGCAGGCGACGGGTCTGGACCAGATCAACACCGCTGTTGGCAGCATGGACGAGATGACCCAGCGGAACGCGGCACTGGTCGAGGAAACCACGGCGGCGGCGCAGTCGCTCACCACCCAGGCACAGGAACTCGCGGCCTTGGTGCGCTTCTTCAAAACCTGA
- a CDS encoding cyclase family protein, with protein sequence MNPRWKRRPAGSTWGDFGPDDQLGRLNLITPEKTRQGIAEVREGRRFCLSLPLEYPGGNILNPRRHPPQLFATSRGDVGNMVHRLSLYDVRHNDVICDDLALIYLQYSTQWDSFAHAGQMFDADGDGVPEPCFYNGFRGGVEIPEAIDRGAIGERRPDRFEQSGVKALGIETFARHGLQGRGVLVNLFDLVGLPRTWVGYDIMMRAIEAQNVMVESGDMLCLYTGFGDTLLSMQAKPDRQRLENSNAVIDGRDARLLNWITDSGIAALIADNYAVEGLPSKEGGEESHAALPLHEHCLFKLGVPLGEIWYLSELAAYLKAAGRSRFLLTAPPLRLTGAVGSPVTPIATV encoded by the coding sequence ATGAATCCGCGCTGGAAGCGTCGGCCCGCAGGGTCGACCTGGGGCGATTTCGGCCCGGACGATCAACTCGGCCGGCTCAACCTGATCACACCGGAAAAGACCCGCCAGGGTATTGCCGAGGTGCGCGAGGGGCGGCGTTTCTGCCTGTCGCTGCCGCTGGAATATCCCGGCGGCAATATCCTCAACCCGCGCCGCCACCCACCGCAGCTTTTTGCCACCTCGCGCGGCGATGTCGGCAACATGGTGCATCGCCTGTCGCTCTACGATGTGCGCCACAACGATGTGATCTGCGATGATCTGGCGCTGATCTACCTGCAATACTCGACGCAATGGGACAGCTTCGCCCATGCCGGCCAGATGTTCGATGCCGATGGCGATGGCGTGCCGGAGCCGTGTTTCTACAACGGCTTTCGCGGCGGCGTGGAGATACCGGAAGCCATCGACCGGGGCGCAATAGGCGAGCGGCGCCCTGACCGCTTCGAGCAATCCGGCGTGAAGGCACTCGGCATCGAGACTTTCGCGCGCCATGGCCTGCAGGGGCGCGGCGTGCTGGTGAACCTGTTCGATCTGGTGGGCCTGCCGCGTACATGGGTCGGCTATGACATCATGATGCGGGCCATCGAGGCGCAGAATGTCATGGTCGAGAGCGGCGACATGCTCTGCCTTTATACCGGCTTCGGCGACACGCTGCTGAGCATGCAGGCCAAGCCGGACCGGCAACGGCTGGAAAATTCCAATGCGGTGATCGATGGCCGCGACGCCCGGCTGCTGAACTGGATCACCGACAGCGGCATCGCGGCATTGATCGCCGACAATTATGCCGTCGAGGGCCTGCCCTCCAAAGAGGGCGGCGAGGAAAGCCACGCCGCGCTGCCGCTGCATGAGCATTGCCTGTTCAAGCTTGGCGTGCCGCTGGGCGAAATCTGGTATCTCTCCGAACTCGCAGCTTACCTCAAGGCGGCGGGCCGCAGTCGCTTCCTGCTTACCGCGCCACCGCTCCGGCTGACTGGCGCGGTCGGCTCGCCGGTGACGCCCATTGCCACGGTATAA
- a CDS encoding Mpo1 family 2-hydroxy fatty acid dioxygenase, with the protein MNPFFVEQMAMYSAYHRDARNRATHFIGIPSIVFALFVPLAWINLGSVAGLPLTGAVLLWAVTGVFYLWLDRLFGFLMLLVSLALLTAAHQIAMLGSMMGWSVFAIAFVGGWVFQLVGHAFEGRRPALADNLLQALIGPMFLVAETAFAAGLKPELHEAVEARWQHYSVGAMQERAAAVN; encoded by the coding sequence ATGAATCCGTTCTTCGTCGAGCAGATGGCAATGTATTCCGCCTATCACCGCGATGCGCGCAACCGCGCCACCCATTTCATCGGCATCCCCTCGATCGTCTTTGCGTTGTTCGTGCCGCTGGCCTGGATCAATCTTGGCAGCGTGGCGGGCCTGCCGCTCACCGGCGCGGTGCTGCTCTGGGCTGTCACTGGCGTGTTCTATCTCTGGCTCGACCGCCTGTTCGGTTTCCTCATGCTGCTGGTCAGCCTGGCACTGCTCACTGCCGCGCATCAGATCGCCATGTTGGGCAGCATGATGGGCTGGAGCGTGTTCGCCATCGCCTTTGTCGGCGGCTGGGTGTTCCAGCTTGTCGGGCATGCCTTCGAGGGCCGCCGCCCGGCCCTGGCCGACAATCTGCTGCAGGCGCTGATCGGCCCGATGTTCCTGGTCGCTGAAACCGCCTTCGCCGCCGGCCTCAAGCCGGAGCTGCATGAGGCGGTGGAGGCGCGCTGGCAGCATTACTCGGTCGGTGCCATGCAGGAACGTGCTGCTGCTGTGAATTGA
- the gcvT gene encoding glycine cleavage system aminomethyltransferase GcvT, which yields MATPGADSQDLKLTPLNALHKELGGKMVPFAGYEMPVQYPTGILTEHKHTRAAAGLFDVSHMGQVLITGADPAKSLERLVPGDLVALEVGRMRYTVFTNDAAGILDDLMVNKRPNDLFVIVNAACKEQDIALLKSGLPDCTVEYLADQALLALQGPQAVAVLARLNPMVSDLQFGQGAEMKLGPHACFVTRSGYTGEDGCEISLAAREAEAFARWLLSQPEVKPIGLGARDSLRLEAGLCLYGHDIDTTTTPIEAGLNWTISKRRRAEGGFPGAAVVQQQLSNGVSRKRVGIQPEGRAPAREGTEVQNLDGRKIGIVTSGGFGPSVDAPVAMGYVETAAAAAGTPVQLIVRGKPLPAKIVTLPFITKRYAKA from the coding sequence GTGGCGACACCAGGCGCAGATTCACAAGACCTCAAGCTCACGCCGCTCAACGCGCTGCACAAGGAATTGGGCGGCAAGATGGTGCCCTTCGCCGGCTACGAGATGCCGGTGCAGTATCCCACCGGCATCCTCACCGAGCACAAGCATACGCGCGCCGCCGCCGGCCTGTTCGACGTGTCGCATATGGGCCAGGTGCTGATCACCGGCGCCGATCCGGCGAAGTCGCTGGAGCGGCTGGTGCCCGGCGACTTGGTGGCGCTGGAAGTCGGCCGCATGCGCTACACCGTGTTCACCAACGATGCCGCCGGCATCCTGGATGACCTGATGGTGAACAAGCGGCCGAATGACCTGTTCGTCATCGTCAACGCCGCCTGTAAGGAGCAGGACATCGCCCTGCTCAAAAGCGGCCTGCCCGATTGCACAGTGGAATACCTGGCCGATCAGGCCTTGCTGGCTCTGCAGGGGCCGCAGGCCGTGGCAGTGCTGGCCCGGCTCAACCCGATGGTCAGCGACCTGCAATTCGGCCAAGGCGCTGAGATGAAGCTCGGGCCGCATGCCTGCTTCGTCACCCGCTCCGGCTATACCGGCGAGGATGGCTGCGAGATTTCGCTGGCCGCCCGTGAAGCCGAAGCCTTCGCGCGCTGGCTGCTGAGCCAGCCGGAAGTGAAGCCCATCGGCCTTGGTGCGCGTGACAGCCTGCGCCTCGAAGCCGGCCTCTGCCTCTATGGCCACGACATCGACACCACCACGACACCGATCGAAGCCGGGCTGAACTGGACCATCTCGAAGCGCCGCCGCGCCGAGGGCGGCTTCCCTGGCGCCGCCGTGGTGCAGCAGCAACTCAGCAATGGCGTAAGCCGCAAACGCGTCGGCATCCAGCCGGAAGGCCGCGCCCCGGCCCGCGAGGGCACCGAGGTGCAGAATCTGGATGGCCGCAAGATCGGCATCGTCACCTCGGGCGGCTTCGGCCCCAGCGTCGATGCCCCGGTCGCCATGGGCTATGTCGAAACCGCCGCTGCCGCCGCCGGCACGCCGGTGCAGCTCATCGTGCGCGGCAAGCCGCTGCCGGCCAAGATCGTCACCCTTCCCTTCATCACCAAGCGTTACGCCAAAGCCTGA
- the gcvH gene encoding glycine cleavage system protein GcvH — MPNIRYSKDHEWIAVDGNTGTVGITDYAQSQLGDVVFVELPQAGRQVDAGGEIAVVESVKAASEIYAPVGGTITENNSALEADPALVNAAAESGAWFFKMTIANPAELDALMDRAAYDAYLATL; from the coding sequence ATGCCCAATATTCGTTACTCCAAGGATCATGAATGGATCGCCGTGGACGGCAACACCGGCACCGTGGGCATCACCGATTACGCCCAGAGCCAGCTTGGCGACGTGGTGTTCGTTGAACTGCCGCAGGCCGGTCGCCAGGTGGATGCCGGCGGCGAGATCGCCGTGGTCGAATCCGTGAAGGCGGCGAGCGAAATCTACGCACCCGTCGGCGGCACCATCACCGAGAATAACAGCGCGCTGGAAGCCGATCCGGCGCTGGTGAATGCCGCCGCTGAAAGCGGTGCTTGGTTCTTCAAGATGACCATCGCCAATCCGGCCGAACTGGATGCGCTGATGGACCGCGCCGCCTACGACGCCTATCTCGCCACGCTCTGA
- the gcvPA gene encoding aminomethyl-transferring glycine dehydrogenase subunit GcvPA: MRYLGQTAADRQAMLAAIGVSDIDALFKDVPPEALNPEIDLPPHRGELEVERHIAALAARNLSPADAPCFLGAGAYRHHIPAAADHLIQRSEFLTSYTPYQPEIAQGTLQYLFEFQTQVALITGMDVANASLYDGATACGEAVLMAQRVTKRHKAVLSGGLHPHYRDVVTTLMRQTDQPFVAAPMDVAGTEDLSTLIDDQTACVVVQNPSLFGHVRDLTALSKACQAKGVLLVVAVSEVVSLGLITPPGEMGADIVVAEGQSIGVPLSFGGPYVGLFAAKEKFLRQMPGRLCGETVDQDGKRGFVLTLSAREQHIRREKATSNICTNSGLCALAFTIHLSLLGEAGLVRLAEINHGKAVELAERLDGLKGAKVVNQAFFNEFTLRLPKPAKEVVEALAAKGILGGVPASRLWPDEPEAENLLLLAATETNTDEDVEALVAALEEVL, translated from the coding sequence ATGCGTTACCTGGGTCAGACCGCCGCCGACCGCCAAGCCATGCTGGCGGCCATCGGCGTCAGCGATATCGATGCTCTGTTCAAGGATGTGCCACCGGAGGCGCTGAATCCCGAGATCGACCTGCCGCCGCATCGCGGCGAGCTGGAAGTGGAACGCCATATCGCGGCGCTGGCGGCGAGGAATCTCTCCCCCGCCGACGCGCCCTGCTTCCTTGGCGCCGGCGCCTATCGCCACCATATCCCGGCCGCCGCCGACCATCTGATCCAGCGCAGCGAATTCCTCACCTCCTACACGCCGTATCAGCCCGAGATCGCTCAAGGAACGCTGCAATATCTGTTTGAATTCCAGACCCAGGTGGCGCTGATCACCGGCATGGATGTGGCGAATGCCTCGCTCTACGACGGCGCCACTGCCTGCGGCGAGGCCGTGCTGATGGCGCAGCGCGTCACCAAGCGGCACAAGGCAGTGCTGTCCGGCGGCCTGCATCCGCATTACCGCGATGTCGTCACCACCCTGATGCGCCAGACCGACCAGCCCTTCGTCGCCGCGCCGATGGATGTGGCCGGCACGGAAGATCTGAGCACGCTGATCGACGACCAGACTGCCTGCGTGGTGGTGCAGAACCCGTCGCTGTTCGGCCATGTGCGCGACCTCACGGCGTTGTCCAAGGCTTGCCAGGCCAAGGGCGTGCTGCTGGTGGTGGCGGTAAGCGAAGTGGTGTCGCTGGGCCTGATCACGCCGCCGGGCGAGATGGGCGCTGACATTGTCGTCGCCGAGGGCCAGAGCATCGGCGTGCCGTTGAGCTTCGGCGGGCCGTATGTCGGCCTGTTCGCGGCGAAGGAAAAGTTCCTGCGCCAGATGCCGGGCCGGCTCTGTGGCGAGACCGTGGACCAGGACGGCAAGCGCGGCTTCGTGCTGACGCTTTCCGCCCGCGAGCAGCATATCCGCCGCGAGAAGGCGACCTCGAATATCTGCACCAACTCGGGCCTCTGCGCGCTCGCCTTCACCATCCATCTGAGCCTGCTCGGCGAGGCCGGGCTGGTGCGGCTGGCGGAGATCAATCATGGCAAGGCGGTCGAACTCGCCGAACGCCTGGATGGCCTCAAGGGCGCCAAAGTCGTGAACCAGGCTTTCTTCAACGAATTCACCCTGCGCTTGCCGAAGCCGGCCAAGGAAGTTGTCGAGGCGCTGGCGGCCAAGGGCATCCTTGGCGGCGTGCCGGCCTCGCGCCTGTGGCCCGACGAGCCGGAAGCGGAAAACCTGCTGCTGCTCGCCGCCACCGAGACCAACACGGATGAGGATGTCGAGGCGCTGGTCGCCGCGCTCGAGGAGGTGCTGTGA